Proteins encoded together in one uncultured Fibrobacter sp. window:
- a CDS encoding tetratricopeptide repeat protein → MMHTSFIKKATVFGLALASTSLFAEATYSPHKYQQNDWFAEFGGNTAMYVNPAGISETDQFELSFGFFSSISGEASQEYVSFTYPVDYKHTWGFSFFENGASIDGGQSYTENAFMLGYAYNLIHCIALGIDISVLQINQFDENKHISLGSDIGINWNPMANSRFGYLLIGVALQNIVQPGISTEEGSSSYSFVAPGFFGSDRDDAYNIPSNLNFSLFYRGLNRALEAKVELSLIDVFHSDSEGGDGMNLEESFTVTYFLSPHLGVRLRFTKEGYPVAGATVNVKDVSIFRYLALDLEMSHDDLYAKKNRGFIWAVKLTSRFGDTREEKIGEERYRRLKIEPENDYRAAMRLYLNRQFLEAAYAFGKVQTKYPAFHLVDQAAFYKAKSFENLRMHKAAKAVYEDAIKRYPQSDQRAKYHFQLMNIDYKEGKYTEAMTKYQNIAQKFGESDVKADADYVAGQIKFEQGLYQEAVDLLAAILPGNANYFYARYTMGIAYSRMGKWDEAENCFRDITEQPVSNQSERDLQDAAKVKLGHIYFSGEKPDIAQAAQMYGQVQPGSPVYDEAMLGIAWSFLKVNKPNEAMKPAQWIISNLPESFLVSEAYLVIGYCHFMKKDYNNAAKALEQAEKRTEQPVVTVAARDSARQAYDAMQDEFDSVQVKALDLARQLPTPRVEKKREALRPSFDKANKTIEDYAAFTQKSIQSDRFESNRKRILDDAGFTLATVKTKMSQGSASSEAAQELESLEDDLDVGGDDMGGSSDAGSSSEAPAPAGGDESAGGSSDELGDDLGDDF, encoded by the coding sequence ATGATGCATACTAGTTTCATCAAAAAAGCAACAGTCTTTGGACTCGCTTTGGCCAGCACTTCTTTGTTCGCCGAGGCAACCTACTCTCCGCACAAGTACCAGCAGAATGACTGGTTCGCTGAATTCGGTGGTAACACTGCCATGTACGTGAACCCGGCTGGTATTTCTGAGACGGATCAGTTTGAATTGAGCTTTGGCTTCTTCAGTTCCATTAGTGGCGAAGCTAGCCAGGAATACGTCAGCTTTACCTATCCCGTTGATTACAAGCACACGTGGGGATTCTCCTTCTTCGAAAACGGTGCTTCTATCGATGGTGGTCAGTCCTATACCGAAAACGCATTCATGTTGGGTTATGCATACAACTTAATCCACTGCATCGCTTTGGGTATCGACATCTCGGTTTTGCAGATTAACCAGTTCGATGAGAACAAGCACATCTCTCTTGGCTCTGACATCGGTATCAACTGGAATCCGATGGCCAACTCCAGGTTTGGTTACCTGTTGATTGGTGTTGCCTTGCAGAACATTGTTCAGCCGGGTATCAGCACCGAGGAAGGCTCTAGTTCCTATTCGTTCGTTGCTCCGGGATTCTTCGGCAGCGATCGTGACGATGCGTACAACATTCCTTCCAACTTGAACTTCTCCTTGTTCTATCGCGGTCTCAACCGCGCTCTGGAAGCCAAGGTTGAACTTTCCTTGATCGACGTGTTCCACTCCGACAGCGAAGGTGGCGACGGTATGAACCTCGAAGAAAGCTTCACGGTGACATACTTCCTCTCTCCGCACCTCGGTGTTCGTCTCCGCTTCACCAAGGAAGGTTACCCGGTTGCGGGCGCTACGGTTAACGTCAAGGATGTCAGCATCTTCCGTTACCTCGCTCTTGACCTTGAAATGTCTCACGATGACCTCTATGCCAAGAAGAACCGTGGCTTCATCTGGGCTGTCAAGCTCACTAGCCGCTTCGGTGACACTCGCGAAGAGAAGATTGGTGAAGAACGTTATCGTCGCCTGAAGATCGAACCTGAAAACGACTACCGTGCTGCTATGCGCCTGTACTTGAACCGTCAGTTCCTCGAAGCCGCTTATGCCTTCGGTAAGGTCCAGACCAAGTACCCCGCATTCCACTTGGTTGACCAGGCTGCGTTCTACAAGGCAAAGTCCTTCGAAAACCTCCGTATGCACAAGGCTGCTAAGGCCGTGTACGAAGACGCTATCAAGCGCTATCCGCAGAGTGACCAGCGCGCCAAGTACCACTTCCAGTTGATGAACATCGACTATAAGGAAGGCAAGTACACGGAAGCTATGACCAAGTATCAGAATATCGCCCAGAAGTTCGGCGAAAGCGACGTGAAGGCTGACGCTGACTACGTTGCCGGCCAGATCAAGTTCGAACAGGGCCTCTATCAGGAAGCTGTCGACCTGCTCGCCGCCATCCTTCCGGGTAACGCCAACTACTTCTACGCCCGTTACACCATGGGTATCGCCTACAGCCGTATGGGCAAGTGGGACGAAGCCGAAAACTGCTTCCGCGATATTACGGAACAGCCGGTTTCCAACCAGTCCGAACGCGACCTGCAGGATGCCGCTAAGGTGAAGCTCGGTCACATCTACTTCTCTGGTGAGAAGCCGGACATTGCTCAGGCCGCTCAGATGTACGGTCAGGTGCAGCCTGGTTCCCCGGTGTATGACGAAGCTATGCTCGGTATTGCATGGTCCTTCCTCAAGGTTAACAAGCCGAACGAAGCCATGAAGCCGGCCCAGTGGATTATCAGCAACCTTCCGGAATCCTTCCTGGTTTCCGAAGCCTACCTGGTGATTGGTTACTGCCATTTCATGAAGAAGGATTACAACAATGCTGCTAAGGCCCTTGAACAGGCTGAAAAGCGTACCGAACAGCCGGTTGTGACTGTCGCTGCCCGCGATAGCGCCCGCCAGGCTTACGATGCGATGCAGGATGAATTTGACTCCGTGCAGGTCAAGGCTTTGGATCTTGCCCGTCAGCTCCCCACTCCGCGTGTGGAGAAGAAGCGCGAAGCTCTGCGTCCGTCCTTCGACAAGGCAAACAAGACAATTGAAGATTACGCTGCATTTACCCAGAAGTCCATTCAGAGTGACCGCTTCGAATCCAACCGTAAGCGTATCTTGGACGACGCGGGCTTCACCTTGGCTACTGTGAAGACCAAGATGAGCCAGGGCAGCGCTTCCTCTGAAGCTGCTCAGGAACTCGAATCGTTGGAAGACGATCTTGACGTGGGCGGTGATGATATGGGTGGTTCGTCGGATGCTGGTAGCAGCAGCGAAGCTCCTGCACCTGCTGGTGGCGACGAAAG